In Candida orthopsilosis Co 90-125, chromosome 4 draft sequence, a single genomic region encodes these proteins:
- a CDS encoding Bet2 Type II geranylgeranyltransferase beta subunit yields MTSSVSEQTLCKEKHINFIIEQESNRSYEYWLSEHLRMNGLYWGVTALVTMKSLNETTLSQEEVTKYVLSCWDDRFGAFGSFPKHDAHILSTLSALQILKIYDSDLSILSDDRKQRLVRFIKELQLSNGSFQGDKFGEVDTRFTYTAVSALSLLDELTLDIVDPAVDFIMKCLNFDGGFGLVPGSESHAAQAFVCVGALAIMDKLDVLAGGLDEKISGWLSERQVLPSGGFNGRPEKLPDVCYSWWVLSTLSILGKAHWVNLEKLEGFILNCQDLVDGGISDRPDNQTDIYHTCFGITGLSLIDYAKFELDEIDPVYCMPKRVTKDFKKSKTK; encoded by the coding sequence ATGACCTCATCAGTCTCTGAACAAACCTTATGCAAAGAGAAGCACATAAATTTCATAATAGAACAAGAATCCAATCGTTCGTATGAGTACTGGCTAAGTGAACATCTACGTATGAACGGGTTATACTGGGGTGTGACAGCATTAGTAACAATGAAGAGCCTCAATGAAACGACACTATCACAAGAGGAAGTGACCAAATATGTATTGAGTTGTTGGGATGATAGATTTGGTGCATTTGGTTCATTTCCTAAACATGATGCTCATATactttcaactttatcagcacttcaaattttgaaaatttatgaTTCTGATTTGTCTATATTGAGTGATGATCGAAAACAACGACTCGTCAGATTTATAAAAGAATTGCAATTGTCCAATGGCAGTTTTCAAGGTGATAAATTTGGCGAGGTAGATACACGATTCACTTACACAGCGGTATCGGCATTGTCCTTACTAGATGAGTTAACGTTGGATATAGTTGACCCTGCCGTCGATTTCATCATGAAGTGTTTGAACTTTGATGGTGGATTTGGTCTAGTACCTGGGTCAGAGTCGCATGCTGCTCAAGCATTTGTATGTGTTGGAGCACTTGCAATAATGGATAAATTAGATGTTCTTGCGGGTGGATTGGATGAAAAGATTTCCGGTTGGTTAAGTGAGCGTCAAGTCTTACCTTCAGGCGGGTTTAATGGTCGTCCCGAAAAGTTACCTGATGTGTGTTATAGTTGGTGGGTTTTATCGACGTTATCTATTCTAGGGAAAGCACACTGGgtgaatttggaaaaattggagGGATTTATATTAAACTGTCAAGATCTTGTTGACGGCGGAATCAGTGATCGTCCTGATAATCAAACTGATATATACCATACTTGCTTTGGGATAACTggtttgagtttgattgATTATGCTAAGTTTgaacttgatgaaattgatcctGTTTATTGTATGCCAAAAAGAGTGACgaaagatttcaaaaaatcaaaaacgAAGTGA
- a CDS encoding Dpb2 subunit of DNA polymerase II (DNA polymerase epsilon) (similar to S. cerevisiae Dpb2p) encodes MIDLSTTNTTTALPIKLQPSNLRPLVFRTLTKKHGLNVNTEALSILTDTISLKFGFDWKSLQSQKFLEEIAKFWKLEDRGIFIDGNGLKAVLKEIQKKDETVQMQKAGRTNTVVDEIVDEDVQLQWEDYFQFVSPLNQPRSLFDKSRKHFDVYLTKERLPFLSKLTLNTKSQVESQNNHYFLIMDRLSRNENFQKASMTSISNLNSLTIDGIGKNNEITLIKNMLGRDGQKFLLFGLLSKNSTDEYILEDTTGYIELNLNQAVKNQGSFYCIGMFVLAEGIYSASGGNLNQKQDYMGGCFYVSNLAQPPAERRDKSLDVYGHLDFLGIHKHMVPTGDKAVKFPKPFRKKLLQLEKSLQNHKIVMMGSDLYLDSNKTLQAMQKFFHRLENTIIEALDSEETQSYIPLALIFTGSFTSRPLTSTNSTSDANLSNSELYKGNFDQFAKMLSEYPNIVQRCKIVLIPGDNDPWQSTYSLGSSCLNTFPQASIPKVFVNRLENLLPRGNLILAWNPTRLSYLSQELVIIKDKLMSKFKRNDLMFPLELDQIHDDGVEELNDKERIDILIQSKDERIPNKTRQARKLVKTLLDQGTLQPFKKDLKVVNTQFEHCLRVEPLPNAIVLNDCSFDNFEVVYQGCRVVNLTSAINEGSRKLNYLEYWPSSKKFEFKDLYF; translated from the coding sequence ATGATAGACCTAAGCACAACCAATACTACTACAGCATTACCTATTAAGCTACAACCGTCCAACCTCCGACCACTTGTGTTTAGAACTTTGACCAAAAAGCATGGATTGAATGTGAATACAGAAGCATTGTCAATATTAACAGATACCATCAGCCTAAAGTTTGGGTTCGATTGGAAGAGTCTACAATCgcaaaaatttttggaaGAGATAGCCAAGTTTTGGAAGCTAGAAGACAGGGGAATTTTCATTGATGGTAATGGGTTAAAAGCAGTGTTGAAGGAGATCCAAAAGAAAGATGAAACTGTGCAAATGCAAAAGGCTGGGAGAACAAATACTGTTGTGGAtgagattgttgatgaggATGTGCAGTTACAATGGGAAGAttactttcaatttgtatCCCCATTGAATCAGCCACGCAGTCTATTTGACAAAAGCCGAAAGCATTTCGATGTTTACTTGACAAAGGAGAGGTTACCGTTTTTGTCAAAGTTGACTCTCAATACCAAATCTCAGGTTGAATCGCAAAACAATCACTACTTTCTCATCATGGATAGGTTGTCAAGAAACgaaaactttcaaaaagcTTCAATGACGAGCATATCTAATTTGAACTCGTTGACTATTGATGGAATTGGCAAGAACAATGAAATCACACTAATCAAAAATATGCTTGGTCGTGACGGGCAAAAGTTTCTCTTGTTTGGGCTCTTGTCAAAGAATTCAACTGATGAGTATATTTTAGAGGATACCACAGGctatattgaattgaatttgaaccAGGCTGTAAAAAATCAAGGCTCTTTCTATTGTATTGGAATGTTTGTCTTGGCAGAAGGGATCTACTCTGCTTCGGGTGgcaatttgaatcaaaaacaagattACATGGGTGGTTGCTTTTACGTCAGCAACCTCGCCCAGCCTCCTGCAGAAAGAAGGGATAAGAGTTTGGATGTATACGGACACTTAGATTTTTTGGGTATTCACAAACACATGGTACCCACTGGCGACAAAGCAGTAAAGTTCCCCAAACCATTTcgaaagaaattgttgcagTTGGAAAAGTCATTACAAAACCACAAAATCGTCATGATGGGTAGTGATCTTTACCTTGACTCAAATAAAACTTTACAAGCCATGCAAAAGTTCTTTCATCGATTGGAAAACACAATTATCGAAGCATTGGATTCGGAAGAAACACAGAGTTACATTCCTTTGGCATTGATCTTTACTGGATCGTTCACTTCGCGTCCTTTAACGTCTACAAATTCCACATCAGATGCCAATTTGTCTAACTCTGAGTTATACAAGGGCAATTTCGATCAATTTGCGAAGATGTTGAGTGAGTATCCTAACATTGTGCAACGATGCAAGATTGTACTCATCCCGGGAGATAACGACCCATGGCAATCTACATATTCTCTTGGATCGTCCTGCTTGAATACGTTCCCCCAAGCTTCGATCCCCAAGGTGTTTGTGAATagattggaaaatttgttACCTAGGGGAAACTTAATTCTAGCATGGAATCCCACGCGGTTAAGTTACCTATCACAAGAGTTGGTCATTATTAAGGACAAGCTAATGAGTAAATTCAAGAGAAACGACTTGATGTTTCCATTAGAGCTTGACCAAATTCACGATGACGGTGTTGAGGAACTAAACGATAAGGAGAGAATTGATATATTAATTCAAAGTAAGGATGAAAGAATACCCAATAAGACTAGACAAGCGAGGAAATTGGTAAAAACATTACTTGATCAAGGAACTTTGCAACCGTTtaaaaaagatttgaaagttgTCAATACTCAATTCGAGCACTGCTTAAGAGTTGAGCCTTTACCAAATGCCATTGTGTTGAATGATTGtagttttgataattttgagGTGGTGTACCAAGGATGCAGAGTGGTAAACTTGACCCTGGCTATCAATGAAGGAAGTAGAAAGTTGAATTACTTGGAATATTGGCCAAGCTCGAAAAAGTTTGAGTTTAAAGATTTATATTTTTAG